Proteins from a single region of Rhizobium leguminosarum bv. trifolii WSM1325:
- a CDS encoding (R)-2-hydroxyacid dehydrogenase (PFAM: Malate/L-lactate dehydrogenase~KEGG: ret:RHE_PF00366 putative malate dehydrogenase protein), whose product MRLSEAAALALATRLLEEHGAPRDHAALQARVLVTAEMKGHPSHGLYRLPRLVERIEAGVIDPQTKGTQRWRADAVLEVEGASGLGPVVAMAAIERLSPHIPDLGIGLVAVRNANHLGMLAHYVEAIAAMGFVGIALSSSEALVHPFGGTRAMLGTNPIAIAVPTAEEPLVLDLATSLVPMGSIHHHAATGRPIPEGWARDAAGNPTTDPGRAKAGAIAPFGDAKGYGLGIAMELLVAALAGSALAPDARGTLDSQSPCNKGDVFILIEPSLAPGLPARLSTYLDAVRASPPASAGKPVLVPGDRARRRRAAASRNGFEIDQRLWEDLNALSHPRILAFEGQRS is encoded by the coding sequence ATGCGTCTATCCGAAGCGGCAGCGCTTGCGCTTGCCACCCGACTGCTCGAAGAGCATGGCGCACCGCGTGACCATGCGGCCCTGCAGGCTCGCGTCCTGGTGACGGCGGAGATGAAGGGGCACCCGTCGCATGGCCTGTACCGGCTTCCGCGGCTGGTCGAACGGATCGAGGCCGGGGTCATTGACCCGCAGACGAAAGGCACACAGCGCTGGCGCGCGGATGCGGTGCTGGAGGTGGAGGGGGCGTCGGGACTTGGCCCCGTCGTCGCCATGGCCGCGATCGAGCGGCTATCGCCTCACATTCCGGATCTTGGCATCGGCCTTGTCGCCGTGCGCAACGCCAACCATCTCGGCATGCTCGCGCATTATGTGGAGGCCATCGCCGCAATGGGTTTCGTCGGCATCGCGCTCTCGTCGAGCGAGGCGCTGGTCCATCCCTTCGGCGGTACCCGGGCCATGCTCGGCACCAATCCCATCGCTATCGCCGTGCCGACGGCCGAGGAACCGCTCGTGCTCGACCTGGCCACCAGCCTCGTGCCGATGGGCAGCATCCATCATCACGCGGCGACCGGCAGGCCCATTCCCGAGGGATGGGCGCGCGATGCGGCCGGTAACCCGACGACCGATCCGGGGCGTGCGAAGGCCGGCGCGATTGCGCCCTTCGGCGACGCGAAGGGTTACGGGCTCGGCATCGCCATGGAGCTGCTGGTGGCAGCTCTTGCCGGCTCGGCGCTCGCGCCGGATGCGCGCGGCACGCTCGACAGCCAGTCGCCATGCAACAAGGGCGACGTCTTCATCTTGATCGAGCCCAGTCTGGCGCCGGGACTGCCGGCGCGACTGTCGACCTATCTCGATGCCGTGCGCGCTTCACCACCCGCCAGCGCCGGCAAACCGGTTCTCGTCCCGGGCGACCGTGCCCGCCGGCGGCGAGCGGCGGCAAGCCGCAACGGGTTCGAGATCGACCAGCGCCTCTGGGAAGACCTCAACGCGCTTTCGCACCCCCGCATTCTGGCCTTCGAGGGACAAAGATCATGA